Below is a window of Cytophaga hutchinsonii ATCC 33406 DNA.
ATATCCAGCAGCATGTCGTATAAGGATTTGCCCTGATCTTTCGCATACGCAACCATTTCAGCAATGAACGCACATGATGCGATCGCATCTTTATCGCGTACGCTGTCGCCAATCAGGTACCCGTAGCTCTCTTCGCCACCGGCAATGAATTGTTCCTTGCCTTCAAGCTCTTTTATTTTAGCGGCAATGTATTTGAAACCGGTTAAGGTATTGTAATACTTCACGCCAAATTTGTTCGCGATCTTTTCGATCAGATCCGTTGTTACAATGGTCTTAACAATGAATTCTTTTCCGGTGATTTTATTCGCATTCTTCCAGGCCTGCAGCATATACAGGATCAGTAAACTACCTGTCTGGTTACCGTTTAACAACTGGAATTCATTCTTATCATTTTTAATGGCAATGCCTACGCGATCCGCATCCGGATCGGTTGCCATTACAAGGTCTGCGTTCCATTCGGTTGCCTGTTTCACAGCTAAGCTTAAAGCATCTTTTTCTTCCGGGTTTGGATATACTACGGTAGGGAAGTTGCCATCCGGAACAGCCTGTTCCTGCACTACGCGTACATTTTCAAAACCAAAACGTTTTAAAATCTCAGGAACCAGCACAATGCCTGTACCGTGGATGGGTGTATAAACGATTTTCATGTCCTTCTGACGTTTGATGGCGTCAGGTGAAACAGTAAGCTTTACAATTTCATTCAGATAAGCATTATCAACTTCTTCACCGATCTCTGTAATCAATGATTGGTCCGCATTAAAGTTTACATCGTCGATGCTGGAGATCTTCTGAACTTCTGTTATAATGTTTTTATCGTGCGGAGCAATTACCTGTGCCCCATCGTTCCAATAGGCTTTGTAACCATTATATTCTTTCGGGTTGTGTGAAGCGGTAAGCACTACACCTGTCTGGCAACCGAAATGACGGATAGCGAACGAAAGTTCCGGTGTAGAACGCAGTGCTTTAAAGAAATATACCTGAATGCCGTTTGCTGCAAAAACTTCTGCCGTAGTACGGGCAAAAAAGTCTGAATTGTTTCTGCTGTCGTGTGCGATGGCTGCTTTTAACGGTTGGCCGGGAAAATTCTTTTTTAAGTAATTACACAAACCTTGTGTTGCAGCCCCTATCGTATATTTGTTCATTCTGTTTGAACCAACACCCATAAGGCCTCGCAAACCACCTGTACCAAATTCAAGATCTTTATAGAAACATTCAATCAATTCGTCTTCTTTGCCCGCATCTACTAAAGATTGAATTTCTTTTTTTGTATCTGCATCATAACTGCCGCTCAGCCATGTCTGGATTTTTTTCTTGGTTGCAACGTCTGCTTTTGGCAATTGTGTACTGATTTCGCTCATAACAATAAAATAAATAATAAATGGTACTAAAACTTCTACAATATAAATCGAATTATTATACGGTATTATTAAAATAACGTTTTTAGCGGACTTTTGAAAAAAAAAATCCACAAGGTTTCAAAAAAAGCAGGGATTCCCTTACCTTGGGACAAATTCTACACGCGATACCAATGGATTTAAAACAATTAAATAAAGATTTAGAAGCTATTGTTCTTAAAAAGAACGAATTGAATGCACTTACTTACGATCATAAAGATTATGATGATGTGGAGGAAGAATTGCACGATATGGAAGACGATTTTCTGGATGCATATGGCGATGAACTGGAAGAAGTTCTTGATCAGGTGCATGTAAAAATTGATGCTGATAATGATGTATTGCTTCCGATCGCTTATGTAGGGGCATATTACAAACCGGTATCAAAAAATGCCGATGGAAGTCAGCTGTTTGAAATTGCAGCCGACCAGGGCGTATTGGTTGAAAGCGGAAAATTTAAAAATACAGATACCCGATTGATCTTTTTGCCGAATCCGGTACGGTTGATTTTAACAACAGGTAAAGATAAAAAAGTTGTAGTATGGGGAGAAGGTCAGTAACCCACCTGCTGTAACATGTTTAAAAGCCCTGCGAAAAAATTCCGCAGGGCTTACTTTTTGCCGGGTCATGAGATTGGTTCTTCGTTTGACATACCCCATTGAAATCTTTCGGCGTGCTTTTTTCTGAATTCCGTAGACAGTTGTAGTTGTTGTCCCTGTCGTTCTGAGAATAATTTTTCCCAACATATCTCCCCTTCAAATTTCTCTATAAATGCTTCTGAAAGTATTTGGCACGAACTTATTAGCTGCCAGATTACTTTATCTGCGTGTTTTTCTATAAATGTTTCTGAAAGTATTTGATAAGAACTTATTGAAGGCCAGTATACTTTATTTTCGTGCTCTTCTATAAAAGCTTCCGTTAAGCCAGTTGAACGACTTTTTGCAATCCAATCAATTTCTATTTTTTTCATATTTAACTTTTTTGTTTTGCTGCTTCAGAATACTTTTCTGATCAGGTATAAAAAAATATAATTTTTCAGGCTGACATTATCAAACCATATCTTCAAAAAAATATCTTAAATAATCGTTTTAAGGGTTGCCCTGGTAATAAAACGCTTTTAATCGGAAAAAAAGTTATTTTTTTTAATTCCGGATACAACAAAATTCATTTACGGTGTATAATATATGTGTTTGGTCAGGTGGCGGTGCACAGTCAACAGGTCGGACACAAATAGTAAAAAATAACAGATTATAAATGATGAAAAAAAACAAACGAATGTGATTACATGCTTTGAAGCCTGGACATCAATGATTGACCCAACAAATGGTATTGAGGATATTTATTTTCTATACCGTTCCGTTAATGAAATAACTGAATACGGAGGCATTCAAACAAAAACAAATGGAACAAAGTGGTTTGTCAGGTGCGATTATATTCATGATGATGTATTGATGCTTGCATCAAAAAAGGCGTATAATGCTTTCCTTAAACTTTTAAACAGAAATTTTGGCAGGGAAGGTATGGGGGTAATAGCGACGTACGAGAGTGAATAATAAAAAGAGGTACATCATGTACCTCTTTTTATTATTATTGATTTTTTAAAATTAGATAGGTGTCCTTTTAAAGCTCTGAATTCAATGTCAGTAACCGACCTTCTCTTTTACGTCTGCATATACCTTACTTCCTATAGCCCAGGCTTTTTCGGCACCTGCTTTTAATTTCGCATCTATTTCGTGGGTGTTGTTCATATAGTAGTTAAACAACTCACGCTGCCTGGCATATTTATTCCACAATACATCAAACAGCGCCTGTTTGGCGTGGCCGTAGCCAAAACCACCTGCCTCATATTTAGCACGTATGTCTGCGATCTGATCTTCATTGGCTACCAGCGCATAGATTTTATATACGTTACAGGTATCCGGATCTTTTGGTTCATCCAGGCCCTTGCTGTCTGTTACAATTGTTTTTACAACTTTCAGCAATTCTTTTTCAGGAAGAAAAATATCAATGTAGTTGTTGTATGACTTACTCATTTTCTGTCCGTCGATACCCGGTATGGTCATGATGTTTTCATCCACTTTCACTTTTGGCAGTATAAATGTTTCACCGTACTGGTTATTAAATGCGGTGGCAATATCACGTGTAATTTCAAGGTGTTGGATCTGATCTTTACCAACAGGAACAATATCTGCATTGTACATCAATATGTCAGCGGCCATCAATACCGGATACACAAACAGGCCTGCATTTACATCGGATAATCTGTTTGATTTATCTTTGAAGGAGTGTGCGTTGGCCAGCATCGGATAGGGCGTGAAGCAGTTTAATATCCAGGTAAGCTCACACACCTGCGGAATATCGGATTGTTTGTAGAAGATGTGTTTATCTGTATCAAAACCAAATGCCAGCCAGGCAGCAGCAACCGCGTATGTGTTTTGCTTGCGCAATGCACCATCTTTTAAACTCGTTAATGTGTGCAGGTCAGCAATGAAAAATAATGATTCGTTGCCTGGTGTATTGGAAAGTTCAATAGCAGGTAAGATTGCACCTAATACATTTCCTAAATGAGGTCTGCCGCTGCTTTGTATGCCTGTTAATATTCTGGCCATGGTATGATTAAATTAGTTAACAAAGGTATGCTTTTTGAGTATGAAGTACAAAGTACAGAGTACTAAGTACTAAAATAATACGAATGCATATACTATTATTTTTAACACGGTAATAATAGACATCGTTTCATGCACACACTTAATACTTTGTACTCTGTACTAAGTACTCAGTACCCAAACACTTCCCTTGGAAAGCCCGGCCTGGAATGTTATATTTGACTATTAACGTTTACTTCATGAAATTTATCAATACCATAACCGTACTTCTTTTCAGTCTGCTGGTTTCAATTTGTACGCATGCACAAAATCACAAAGAAATAGGGCATTTAGAATTTTCGGATACGCTCTATAATTTTGGTCCTGTAAACGAATCACAAGGTGTATTGTCGCATAAGTTTTCATTTGTAAATCTTGGTCCGGAATATTTTGTGATCGAAGATGTTAATCCATCCTGCGGCTGCATTACACCGGATTATCCGACGGATACCATTCATGCAGGAGAAAAAGGTGAAGTTGTCATCTATGTAGATCTGGTGAATCACCCGGGCGTTTTTAAACAAAAAGTTGTCATAAAAGGAAATGCTTCCAAAGAGCCGATTAATTTATATGTAAGTGGTTATGTAACGCCTTCGCCCCAGCCGTTAGCGGATTGGGAACGTACGTCTTCCTTTAAATATAATACCATTTACCTGCAAAAGAACTACGCGAATTTTGGTGTGGTTTCAAATAAAAGCATTGTAAGTATGGAGATACCGGTATATAACTCGGGTACACAATCTGTAAATATACAACTGGATAAACTGAAACTTCCTTCGTATGCAAAAGTGAATTTGCTGCCGGTTAAAATTGAATCGAACCAGCGTGGTGTACTGAAAATATTCTTTAATCCGAAAGAAGCCGGCATGCTGGGCTATTTTGCCGGGCAGGTGGAAGTAGTATTTCTTTCCGGTTCAACAGTTACAAAAGTTCCGGTAGTAGTAACGGCAACAATTAAAGAAGTATTTACTCCTGCAGAACAGGCTTCGGTTGTTGGTCCCAGAATACAACTGGATAAAGGAGAAATTGATTTCGGAACGATAAAAACGGACGATAAACACACACGCGATATCACTGTGGTGAACATTGGTAAAAGTGACCTGCTGTTAAATTCTATACGCACGTCTTGTTCCTGTGTAGAAGCATTTGCAGATAAAACTATATTAAAGCCGGGGGCATCAACAGTAATTAAAGTTGTATTTGATACACAAGACCGTACCGGCGCAGAAAATAAGATTGTAAGTGTGTTTACCAACGATGCAGCCAATTCCATTGTTACCGTTAAGGTAAGGGCTGTTGTTACAGAAGATGTGCCTGCTCCTGCTGGCGGACAATAATACCCATTGCAGGTGCCTGGAATTTACGGTATAATTAAACCCATTTTTTAATTTAACGTAAGAGGAGAGTAGTATAACTAAAAGCAACATAATTACAACAAGAATTATTATGTCTGTTTTATTCGTTCTGTTGATATTTGTTAAAGGAACGTTTTAAACAAAAGTTATTTATTTCAATTAAATCAGCAGAGTTTTGAATTACTACCAACAACGCGCAGCACTTTTAGAGCATGCCACTCAGGTTGAATACGGTCTTATCGTTATCGGAGGCGGGGTAACAGGCTGTGGTATCGCATTGGATGCACAGTCCAGAGGCATTCCAACCTTATTGATTGAGATGCATGATATTGCTTCGGGTACATCTTCACGTTCTACCAAACTGATCCATGGCGGACTTCGCTACCTGAAGCAGCTGGAATTCGGATTGGTAAAAGAGACGGGTAGAGAGCGCGCTGTTGTACATCACCTGGCACCGCATATCACTATTCCTGAACCTATGTTATTGCCAATTATCAAAGGCGGTTCTATGCCTAAATGGATGGCTTCAATGGGTACATTAATCTACGATTTTTTAGCTGGTGTTAAGAAAAGCGAGCGCAGGAAAGTACTCAATAAAGCAGATACACTTGCTGCAGAGCCCTTATTATCGGGTTTAAATGTTACCGGCGGTATACGCTACTATGAATACCGGACCGATGATGCCCGTTTGACTATGGCGCTTGCATGTACCGCAAAAGCGCAGGGTACAACGGTATTGACCTATACAAAAGTAGTGAAACTGATGTACCAGGCAGGAGAGATCATTGGTGTAAAAGTAATTGACCGTTTTACAGATAAAGAATATATTTTAAAATCGGAAGAAGTGATCAATGCTGCCGGCCCCTGGGTCGACAGCATTGATGAGCAGGATGCGGATATCCGTAAAAATAAACTGGTACTTACAAAGGGCGTACACATTGTAGTGGATTTTAAAAAGTTTCCGATTCAGCAGGCCGTTTATTTTGATGTGGGAGACGGGCGTATGGTGTTTGCTATTCCAAGAGAAAAGAAAACGTACATCGGTACAACAGATACTAAATACACCGGAGATTATAAAGAGCCGGGGATTGAAGAGGCAGATAAAACCTATTTGATCGGATGTATCCGGACAGCGTTTCCGGGTGTAACCTTGACGGTTGCTGATATAGAAAGTTATTGGTCGGGCTTACGTCCGCTGATCCGTCAGCGCGACAGTAAATCGCCTTCGGCTATTTCAAGAAAAGATGAAGTCTTTCAAAGCGCAACCGGTCTGTTAAGTATTGCCGGGGGGAAACTTACCGGCTATCGTAAAATGGCGGAACGTATTGTCGATATTGTTGCCGAACGCTTAAAACTTGCTTATGATATTGATACGTGCCAGACAGAGTTTCATTTATTAAGCGGCGGCGATATTGCTAAGCACGGCGGGCTAGACACATTTATTGCTGAGATGCTGCCTGTATTGAAAGCATTTGGTTTGGATACCAATACGGCAGCACGTATGATCCGCTTGTATGGAAGTAATATTCATTTGTATGAAGCCGAATTAAAACACATAGATGAAAGGCTGGCTTCCATCAATCTTCCGGATTGGCAGAAAGCACAATTACAGTACACGATCAAACATGAGTTTGTTTGTAAACCTGCAGATTTTATTGTCCGCCGTACGGCAGACTTTTATTTCAGACGTGCTGAAGCCGAGCAGTATGCCTCGGAACTTATTAAAGCAATGCAGCTGCTGCTTGGCTGGACAGACCAGGAGTATGCGCTGTACAACGAAGAATGGCTGTTATTTCTCAAAAAATAAATCTGGATAATCGGTAATAATTCCGTCAACACCTAAGCTAATAAGGGTTTCAATTTCTTCTTTTGTATTTACCGTCCAGGGAATAACGCGCATACCCAGTTTGTGCGCAGCGTCTATATCTTTTTTGGATACAAGAGTAACGTCCGGGCTATATACAGCAGGAGTGAAGGATAATTTTTCGAGTTGTTTTTTTAATGTTCCTTTCGTTTCTACCAGATAGGATAATTTTATATCCGGATACTGACTGTGCATATACTCTAAGGCACGTACATCAAATGACTGAAGAGTGAAGCGGTCTGTGATATGTGCTTTTTTTATTTCAGCAACAACAAGATCACAGAATAAGGCAATGTTCGGATGGTCAATGTTGTCGCCTTCAACGGTAGATTTTATTTCACCGTTATACTGAATTTTAGCGCTGAGTTTTTCAGCTGTTTCTATTAATTCTCTGAATAGCGGCTTAACCGCCGGTACTTTTTTCTGACTTTTAAAACGCGGATGTGTTTTCATACCGACATCAATTTCTTTTATATCTGCATAATTCATCGCATATAAATTGAAATTTTTCTCATTCGCTTCAGTAACATCTTCGCCGTCTACCATCATGGTTATTTCATGATGAAAAAAAGTATCATGCGATACAACCACTCGGTTATCTTTTGATATAACCAAATCAAACTCCAGCGTTGTTACGCCCAGTAATAAGGCTTTGGTGAAAGCAGCGATCGTATTTTCCGGTAACAAGCCACGGCAGCCCCTGTGGCCCTGTATGTCAAAAGAAGCGGGTACCTGAATCATTTGTACTAGTAATCAGTGGTCAGTAAATAGTAAGCAGTATGTGTTGTATTCGTACGTGTACGGTTTTTAGTTGTTGCTATTTCAAGTATAATAAAAAAAGCGGAAAGCTTAAAGCAGAATGCCTAAAGCAGAAAGCTAATGAATGCCATGAATAATAAAAGATTAAGAAAATTTCTAAAATAGAATATTTTGCGTTAGGCATTAAGCTTTTAGCCTTAGGCCTTATAAAAAATAAACCCGGAGCAAGTGGCGGGGGGCCAACTAAACTCCGGGATCTTTCAACCAGCTATGGAATCTTAAATGTTTTTTATATTTTCAGAGGGATCGTATAAATCTGCTATGTAAATATAAGAACGATTTTATCCTTAAGCATTACAAAGATAATGTATACAATTGTTAATTCCAATGCACGTTTCGAATTATTTTAATAATTTATTTTTTTGGTTTTTTAGGAGCAATCGGTTTGCTTGGTTTAGCCTTTGGTTTATTTTTTCCTAAACGTATTTCTTTGGAAGGCTTGGCTTTAACTGATTTACCCGGCTTGTAGGCAGTTTGTTTCGCATCGCCTTTCAAATCACGTTTCTTTTCATGGAACGCACCTTTGTATGTGGGATCCTCTTTTTTCTTATAAAAGTCCAACTCACGTGCGAACTCCTGGCTTTCCTCGAAACCTGTTTCCGTAATTTCTACCGCGGCAGGTAGCTCTTCTACCGGAATCTGCATACGGATAATCTTTTCGATCTTTTCAATGTGATACATTTCTGCTTCCGTAGCAAATGTGATCGCAACGCCTGTATGATTAGCTCTGCCTGTACGCCCGATGCGGTGTATGTAATCGTCGTAAATGATCGGTACATCAAAATTGATCACATGGCTTACTTCATGCACATCAATACCTCTGGCTGCCACATCGGTAGCAACGAGTATTTTGATGGTGCCGTCTTTAAAATCATCCATTGCATTGATGCGGCTGTTCTGATCTTTGTTTGCATGAATGATGCGGCAGGTATTGGTTGTTTTACGGATAATGAATTTATATATATCGTCTGCTGATTTTTTCGTTCGTACAAAAATAATGGCACGGGTTACGGATTCATCTTTTCGAATTAAATATTCTAATAAATGAATTTTAGTTTTAAAGTTGGGTACTTTGTACAACTTCTGACTGATGAGTGTAGCTGGTGTCGCCTGCGGTGTAACCTCGATCTTCATTGGATATTCCAGAAACTCTTCGGTTAAACGTTCCACACGCTCAGACATGGTTGCCGAGAAAAGCAGGTTCTGTCTTTTCCGCGGAATAACTTCGAGCATCTTGCGCAGCTGCGGCATAAATCCCATGTCCATCATTTTATCGGCTTCATCCAGCACCATTGTTTTTACTTCCTTCAACACAATTTCTTCTTCCAGATACAGATCCAGAAAACGGCCTGGGGTAGCAACAATAATATCAACGCCTTTTTGTAAGTGTTCTTTTTGAAGTTTAGGACCTATGCCGCC
It encodes the following:
- a CDS encoding phospho-sugar mutase, with protein sequence MSEISTQLPKADVATKKKIQTWLSGSYDADTKKEIQSLVDAGKEDELIECFYKDLEFGTGGLRGLMGVGSNRMNKYTIGAATQGLCNYLKKNFPGQPLKAAIAHDSRNNSDFFARTTAEVFAANGIQVYFFKALRSTPELSFAIRHFGCQTGVVLTASHNPKEYNGYKAYWNDGAQVIAPHDKNIITEVQKISSIDDVNFNADQSLITEIGEEVDNAYLNEIVKLTVSPDAIKRQKDMKIVYTPIHGTGIVLVPEILKRFGFENVRVVQEQAVPDGNFPTVVYPNPEEKDALSLAVKQATEWNADLVMATDPDADRVGIAIKNDKNEFQLLNGNQTGSLLILYMLQAWKNANKITGKEFIVKTIVTTDLIEKIANKFGVKYYNTLTGFKYIAAKIKELEGKEQFIAGGEESYGYLIGDSVRDKDAIASCAFIAEMVAYAKDQGKSLYDMLLDMYVEYGFYKEHLISLTKKGKSGAEEIQTMMKELRATPPKTLSGSPVEWMFDYDSQLATNIINGTTKKIELPQENVLQFKTADGTLVSARPSGTEPKIKFYFSVNEPLASRAEFAAVDKKLDTKIQTLISDLKLA
- the trpS gene encoding tryptophan--tRNA ligase, with the translated sequence MARILTGIQSSGRPHLGNVLGAILPAIELSNTPGNESLFFIADLHTLTSLKDGALRKQNTYAVAAAWLAFGFDTDKHIFYKQSDIPQVCELTWILNCFTPYPMLANAHSFKDKSNRLSDVNAGLFVYPVLMAADILMYNADIVPVGKDQIQHLEITRDIATAFNNQYGETFILPKVKVDENIMTIPGIDGQKMSKSYNNYIDIFLPEKELLKVVKTIVTDSKGLDEPKDPDTCNVYKIYALVANEDQIADIRAKYEAGGFGYGHAKQALFDVLWNKYARQRELFNYYMNNTHEIDAKLKAGAEKAWAIGSKVYADVKEKVGY
- a CDS encoding DUF1573 domain-containing protein, which produces MKFINTITVLLFSLLVSICTHAQNHKEIGHLEFSDTLYNFGPVNESQGVLSHKFSFVNLGPEYFVIEDVNPSCGCITPDYPTDTIHAGEKGEVVIYVDLVNHPGVFKQKVVIKGNASKEPINLYVSGYVTPSPQPLADWERTSSFKYNTIYLQKNYANFGVVSNKSIVSMEIPVYNSGTQSVNIQLDKLKLPSYAKVNLLPVKIESNQRGVLKIFFNPKEAGMLGYFAGQVEVVFLSGSTVTKVPVVVTATIKEVFTPAEQASVVGPRIQLDKGEIDFGTIKTDDKHTRDITVVNIGKSDLLLNSIRTSCSCVEAFADKTILKPGASTVIKVVFDTQDRTGAENKIVSVFTNDAANSIVTVKVRAVVTEDVPAPAGGQ
- a CDS encoding glycerol-3-phosphate dehydrogenase/oxidase gives rise to the protein MNYYQQRAALLEHATQVEYGLIVIGGGVTGCGIALDAQSRGIPTLLIEMHDIASGTSSRSTKLIHGGLRYLKQLEFGLVKETGRERAVVHHLAPHITIPEPMLLPIIKGGSMPKWMASMGTLIYDFLAGVKKSERRKVLNKADTLAAEPLLSGLNVTGGIRYYEYRTDDARLTMALACTAKAQGTTVLTYTKVVKLMYQAGEIIGVKVIDRFTDKEYILKSEEVINAAGPWVDSIDEQDADIRKNKLVLTKGVHIVVDFKKFPIQQAVYFDVGDGRMVFAIPREKKTYIGTTDTKYTGDYKEPGIEEADKTYLIGCIRTAFPGVTLTVADIESYWSGLRPLIRQRDSKSPSAISRKDEVFQSATGLLSIAGGKLTGYRKMAERIVDIVAERLKLAYDIDTCQTEFHLLSGGDIAKHGGLDTFIAEMLPVLKAFGLDTNTAARMIRLYGSNIHLYEAELKHIDERLASINLPDWQKAQLQYTIKHEFVCKPADFIVRRTADFYFRRAEAEQYASELIKAMQLLLGWTDQEYALYNEEWLLFLKK
- a CDS encoding glycerophosphodiester phosphodiesterase is translated as MIQVPASFDIQGHRGCRGLLPENTIAAFTKALLLGVTTLEFDLVISKDNRVVVSHDTFFHHEITMMVDGEDVTEANEKNFNLYAMNYADIKEIDVGMKTHPRFKSQKKVPAVKPLFRELIETAEKLSAKIQYNGEIKSTVEGDNIDHPNIALFCDLVVAEIKKAHITDRFTLQSFDVRALEYMHSQYPDIKLSYLVETKGTLKKQLEKLSFTPAVYSPDVTLVSKKDIDAAHKLGMRVIPWTVNTKEEIETLISLGVDGIITDYPDLFFEK
- a CDS encoding DEAD/DEAH box helicase; the encoded protein is MNFEELKLNRQLLNAIEEAGYTEPTEIQSKAIPQILAGHDIIGVAQTGTGKTAAYALPILMKIKYAQGHNPRAVIFGPTRELVMQIEIAMKQLAKYTDLRIVALYGGIGPKLQKEHLQKGVDIIVATPGRFLDLYLEEEIVLKEVKTMVLDEADKMMDMGFMPQLRKMLEVIPRKRQNLLFSATMSERVERLTEEFLEYPMKIEVTPQATPATLISQKLYKVPNFKTKIHLLEYLIRKDESVTRAIIFVRTKKSADDIYKFIIRKTTNTCRIIHANKDQNSRINAMDDFKDGTIKILVATDVAARGIDVHEVSHVINFDVPIIYDDYIHRIGRTGRANHTGVAITFATEAEMYHIEKIEKIIRMQIPVEELPAAVEITETGFEESQEFARELDFYKKKEDPTYKGAFHEKKRDLKGDAKQTAYKPGKSVKAKPSKEIRLGKNKPKAKPSKPIAPKKPKK